ATAACCATCGGTTTGATGATGAAAATTTTGCAAATAGTAGCTAGGGTATCCTTCTGTATCAATATCAGCAGAAAATTCTTGATAACGCTTCTTTTGTATCCTTTCCACAGTCGGAATTAAATCCATCCATACCATAGGATAGTATTGGAAAAAATCATTCCAAGCATTGTCAAATAAAACGCTTTTCGGATAAATTCCTTGTTCGGCTTCTTGCCAATCAATTTCTAGAAGTTGATCTAAACGCTGTCGCATTTTGTTAATCACTTCAGGGGGTAAAGACTGAATATTTTCCTCTCGTTGGGGAACCATGAAGTTAGTTAAACGAGAACTCATCGTTTTATGGTTTAAGGCAAAGACAGTCTTACTTTGTTGAAAAGCCTGATACGCAAATTTGAACACAGGATTGAAAGCCTGTTCCCATGGCTGGAAAGAGACAGAAGAGCCCATAATGAAACTTTAAGGTAAGTGTATCGTTTTGTTAAGATACATTATAGCGAAGAATCAAAAACCTGAGAGGAGCGCGATTGTCTTCGATAAATGGTAGAACCATTCGCGTTTTCTCAGGGTCAAATCAAATTGCTAATTGTTAACTTCGTTTGGTTTCTTAAGCATTAGCCCATAACCAAGGAAGAGAGGCTTGCTGTTGACGTTCAAATGCAGCAATTTTTTCGTCTTTTTGCAAAGTTAAACTGATATCATCCAAGCCATTCAGTAAACAATGTTTCCGAAATTCATCAACGTTAAAAGTAATCGTTTCACCATTACTGCGTTTAATTATTTGTTCCGATAAATCAACAGTCATGGTTGCAGTTTCTGGGTTTTGAGAATCATTCATCAGCGTATCTACTTTAGGCTGAGATAAGGTGATGGGTAAAATCCCATTTTTAAAGCAATTATTAAAGAAAATATCGGCAAAACTAGGGGCGATGACACAGCGGATGCCAAAATCAAGTAACGCCCAAGGTGCGTGTTCGCGCGATGAACCACAGCCAAAATTTTCCCCAGTAATGAGAATCTTTGCATCACGATAGGGGGACTGATTAAGAATAAAATCAGGAATTTCTTCCCCTGTTTGTTGAAACCGCAACTCATCAAATAAAAATTGCCCTAACCCAGTTCTTTTAATCGTTTTTAAGTGTTGCTTGGGGATAATCATATCCGTATCAACATTCATCATGGGAAGAGGGGCAGCAATGCCAGTTAAGCTGTTAAATTTATCCATAATTTCCTACTTGTCTAATTCTCGTGCATCGGTTAATTTGCCAGTAATTGCAGCCGCAGCCGCCATCGCAGGGCTAACTAAGTGAGTACGTCCACCGCGCCCTTGTCGCCCTTCAAAGTTACGATTAGAGGTAGAAGCACACCGTTCACCAGGGGCAAGTTGATCAGCATTCATGGCTAAACACATAGAACAGCCCGGTTCGCGCCAATCAAACCCTGCTTGGGTGAAAATAATATCTAACCCTTCTTCTTCCGCTTGATGCTTCACTAACCCTGAACCTGGAACAATCATGGCATAAACATTATCAGCAACTTTACGCCCTTCTACGACTTTTGCCACTTCTCGCAAGTCCTCGATACGGGCATTAGTACAAGAGCCAATAAAAACTTTATCCACAGGAATATCAGTTAATTTAGTGCCTGGAGTTAAGCCCATATATTCTAACGCCCGCTTAACCGCTTGCTGACGATTGGGATCAGCAAAAGAGTTGGGATCAGGAACTTTCTCTGTAATCGGTAACACATCTTGTGGACTGGTGCCCCAGGTTACTTGGGGGATAATCTCTTCTGCTTTTAAGACGACTTCCTTATCATAGGTTGCGCCGGGAGCAGAGGGTAAGGACTGCCAATAGGCTACAGCTTGTTCCCAATGAGAACCTTGTGGGGCAAAGGGACGACCTTTAATATAGTCAAATGTAGTTTGATCAGGGGCAATTAAGCCTGCTCTTGCACCCGCTTCAATGGACATATTACAAATGGTCATCCGTCCTTCCATGCTTAAATTTTGGATGGCTTCCCCTGCATATTCGATCACATGACCTGTGCCGCCAGCAGTGCCAATTTTACCAATAATGGCGAGGATGATATCTTTTGCCGTTATCCCAAGGGGACATTTCCCTTCCACGGTAATTCTCATGTTCTTGGGTTTTCTCGCTTGTAGGGTTTGGGTGGCGAGAACGTGCTCTACTTCTGAGGTTCCAATGCCAAACGCTAGTGCGCCAAATGCTCCATGAGTGGAGGTATGACTATCACCGCAGACAATGGTCATCCCGGGTTGCGTTAATCCCTGTTCGGGGCCGATAATATGGACAATGCCTTGGCGTTCGTCGCTCATGCGAAATAGGGGAATCCCAAATTCTGTGGCGTTATTTTCGAGGGTTTCCACTTGCAGGCGACTTTGTGGCTCTTTAATGCCTTCTGAACGGTCAGAGGTGGGAACATTATGATCAGCGACGGCTAAAGCGGCTTGCGGTTGACGGGGCTTGCGATTGGCTAAACGTAATCCTTCAAAGGCTTGGGGACTGGTTACTTCATGGATAAGATGACGATCAATGTAGAGTAAACAAGTGCCGTCGTCTTGTTCATCCACTAGATGCTGATTCCAGATTTTATCGAAGAGAGTTTGTGGTTTACTCATGGCTGAGGAGTGGTTTTAAAAAATACTGGTAAAATCTATTTTGCCAAATTTTGGATAACGTAGCATAGAATCAAGACAGAATTTCCGAATCTCAGGAAAGTTCCCTCTCAGGTGTTATTAGTCATTGGGCTACAAATGTGTTCCTGAAGCTGTCGAATAACAAAGGACGAAGGACAAATAACGAATAACAAATTAAACAACTTTTCCTTGTCGAAATAAGTGAGAATGTTGCGGATGATAAAGTTGCGATCGCGCTTCTACTTGTTTCCCTGCCAAAGCTGGACTCACTAAATACATGGTGGTGCGAATTAAATCTTCTTCCCGAGAAATTTTTGCCATTTCACTTAATGGCACTACTCGAATTTTTTCATCTTCCCAACCTAACCGATAGCAAATTGCCACTGGGGTATCTGGGGGATAATGTTCTAATAATTTAGCTTGGGCTGACTCCACATGACGGGCAGCTAAATATAAGGCTAAACTAGCTTTATGGGCGGCGAGAGAAGCTAATTCTTCCGCTTCTGGTACTGAAGAAGCCCGACCACTAATTCGGGTTAAAATAATGCTTTGTACTAACCCCGGAACTGTCAACTCTACCCCTAATTTGGCAGCGGCATCTTGAAACGCCCCAATTCCTGGCACTAACTGCACTGGAATCTGCGCTTCAGCAAGGGCTTGCATTTGTTCATGAATAGCACTATAAAGGGTTAAATCCCCAGAATGTAATCGCACCACTGATTTATTGTTCCGTACCCGTTCAATCATTAACGGAATAATATCTTCTAGGGTTTTACTCCCTGTGGGAATTAATTCTGCATCGGAACGAACATCTTTTAATATTTGTTTTGGTACTAGGGAATTAGCATATAAAATGACATCCGCTTGGTCTAAAATTTTCTTTGCTTTAATGGTTAATAAATCAGGATCACCTGGACCGGCTCCCACAATATAAACAGCAGAATTGAGCATAGTTATTATTAATTATTATTTACCTTTTCGGAAACTACATCAGGGAGATTTCGCCTAAACCCATAGAGCCAAACTAATCCCGCAATGCCAAAAATAATTCCCAAGACACTAATCAGTTGTGCTACTTCAATTGATCCTAGCATTAAACTGTCCGTTCGTAACCCTTCAATCCAAATTCGTCCTGAACTATAGGCAACTAAATAAACACAAGCAAGCGTTCCAATTTGATACCGTCTCGGATGCCGTAATCCCCAAAAGAATAAGTAAATTAGTACAAGAAAAACGCCAACATTCCAAATAGATTCATAAAGAAATGTGGGATGAAAAAATGATTCATTGGCATATTCTGGAGGACGATTAGCTGGTGGAATATAAAGTCTCCAAGGTAAATCAGTGGGACGACCAAAGGCTTCAGAATTAAAAAAGTTGCCCCAGCGTCCGATGGCTTGTCCTAAAATTAAAGCAGGGCTAACAATATCAGCTAATTGCCAAAATGAGACTTTATTCAGTTTAGAAAAAATCAAAGTCGCGATCGCGCCACCAATAATTGCCCCATGAATTGCAATTCCGCCCTGCCAAATCGCAATAATTTCTTGGGGACGTTGAGCATAATTTTCCCATTGAAAGGCAACATAATAAAGTCTCGCCCCCGGAATCGCCGCTAAGACTAACCAAATCGATAAATCAGCAATTAATTCAGGATTTACTTGGCGACGTTGGGCTAAATATTGGGATAAAAACACACCAATAATAACAGCAGTCGCAATTAATAAGCCATACCAACGGATAGAAATTGGGCCCAGTTCCACTAAAATTGGGCCAGGAGATTGAAATTGAGCAAGTATCATTTTTTGTTAGTCATTAGTCATTGGTCATTAGTCATTAGTTATTAGTCATTAGTCGTTGGTTTACAAACAACGAAGGACAAACAACAAAGGACAAATCTATTTGTGGGAGAATACCACAGATAAATTATTAGCAGGCATAGCAATCACCTGTTGTAATTGTAATTGATTGGCTTGAGCTAAAGAAACCACATCTTCTAAATCTCGCACCCCCCACTGGGGATTTTGCTGTTGCAGACTCAAATCAAAACGGGCATTACTTTCAGCCGTATGCACTCCTTCCCGCTTAAATGGCCCATATAAGTACAAAATGCCCCCTTGAGGGAGTAACTCCCCTGCACCCTGCATTAAGCCTTCACAAGCCTGCCAAGGGGCAATATGAATCAGATTAATACAAACGATCGCGCTGATTTCTTGATTGTCCGACAGCCAAGGATCATTAGTTTGCACATCAATGGCTAACGGTGGGTAAAGGGAGTCACAAGGAAACTCCTCTTCCCAAGCTAGAATACTCTCCCTTAAAATCGGGTTAGCTTCAGAAGGAAGCCACGAACGAGGTTTTAAGCGAGGGGCAAAATACACCGCGTGTTCCCCAGTTCCACTGGCAATTTCTAACACAGTTCCTGTGGGCGGTAAAACTTGCTGTAAAACTGCTAGAATGGGATCACGGTTACGTTCAGTGGCTGGAGCAAATTGTTTTTCTTTCATCGACCAAAATACACTCTTGCTCTGTCTAATCCCTCAGATCGTAGTTGCTCATTCCAGCGACTAGCTTCATGACGATTTTCAAATGGGCCTACCGCCACATGAGTTCCTCTCGGGGCATCTCGTTGTAAAATTAAGTCAGAACTAACGCCTGCTTGTTCTGCCCTCTGTGCCATTCGTGAAATTTGTTCTTGATTGCCAGGAATAACCACATAATAAGCACGAGGGTTAGCTTCTCTTGGTGTAGTAGAATCTTGGGAAGTGCTTGGAGGAGCATCTGTCGTTTGAAAATCATCACTATCAGCAGAAGGGGGTTGAGTCGTGAAAGAAATCCAATCAGAACTATCTGAGTCACTCTCATCAGCAGGAGACAGAGAAATCGTTTCCCGAGAGGATGACTGATTTTGTGATCCCTCAATGGTCACAACTTCCGCTTCTATCCCTTCCTGGGCTAATTCTTCTACTATCGAGTTAGCTTTGGCTTGATCCGAAAATAGTCCCACTTGAATAACATTCTCACCGCGACGGACAAACGCTTCAGGTTCTACTCGGCGTATCACTGAGAGTAACTCATCACTGGTACCATGAACTTGCACACGGAAGGTACCATGATTATTTTGTGGTGAGGTATCACTAGGAACTTCCTCCGGCATCTCATTCGGTAGAGATGGATCTGGGCTAGGAGAGTCACTTGGGGCTTCAAATTCGTATTCTGTATTATTATCTGATGGGGGTGGTGGTAAGGCTTGAGCAAGAACACTGCTAGCACTTAAAAGGAGAAAGGAGTTTGCAATTAGAAAAGAACGACTGAGGAAGGTCATAGTTTGTAGCATAGGTCTCTTGAAAGTAGTGGGGTAATTATTAGGAATGCCCAGAGAATCTGGCGAAATGATAACAACATCTTAGTGGACGATGCTAGCCTAGAAAAGTGTCGGTTTTTTCTGAGCCTAAATTTATGAGTAAAAAAGTCGTTGTTGGTTTATCAGGAGGCGTAGATAGCTCCACTGCAGCAGCAATCCTACATCATCAGGGATATGACGTGGAAGGGGTGACTTTATGGTTAATGAAAGGAAAAGGACAATGTTGTTCTGAGGGGATGGTTGATGCTGCTTTTATTTGTGAACAGCTAGGGATTCCCCATCATATTGTGGATAGTCGTGAGGCGTTTCAAAGTAACATTGTTGATTATTTAGTCTCGGGGTATGAGTCGGGAGTAACGCCTTTACCCTGTTCTCAATGTAATAAGGCGGTTAAATTCTCTCCGATGCTGACTTATGCCCGAGAAGAATTAGGAATTGACTGTGTAGCCACAGGACATTATGCTCGCATTAAGTATGATCCAGACCAAGATCGCTATCAATTATTACGAGCGCGCGATCGCGCTAAGGATCAATCCTACTTCCTTTATGATCTACCGCAAGACCTTTTAGCACACACCATTTTTCCTCTAGGAGAGAAAGAAAAAACTGAAACTCGTGAAATTGCCCAAGACTATAACTTAAAAACCGCAGATAAACCAGAAAGCCAGGACTTATGCCTTGTGGAAGCCCATGGTTCGATGCGTACCTTTTTAGACGAACATATTAACCAAAAAGAAGGGGAAATTGTTGATCAAGAAGGGAATGTTTTAGGACATCATCAAGGGATTCATCACTACACTATTGGACAGCGGAAAGGATTAGGTATTGCAGCTGCAGAACCTCTTTATGTGATTAAATTAGACCCAGCGATGAATCGAGTTATTGTTGGCAATCGTGACAGTGGTACTCGCAGTGAATGTACCGTGGGACGCATGAACTGGCTAGGTATCCCCGAACCAGAAACTCCCATTCAAGCTGACGTGCAAATTCGCTATCGATCGCGCCCTGCAAAAGTGAGTGTGATCCCCCTCGAAAAAGGTCGGGTAAAACTAATTTTTGATGATCCTCAATTTGGCGTTACCCCTGGTCAAGCGGCGGTTTTATATGATGGGGATGTGGTTCTCGGTGGGGGAATTATTGAACGCTTCTAGAAACCCATCACTTGAGCAACTGATTCTAATTCAGAGGCAACCCCTGCCTTGACTTGGGCTTGGGCATGATCGATCGCGCTTTGGGGATCTTTTAAGCCATTTCCTGTTAACACACAAACCACAGTGGCATTATTAGGAATTTGATCTTTAACCTTTAACAAGCCTGCCACAGAAGCGGCGCTTGCCGGTTCACAAAATACGCCTTCTTCTCGCGCTAAAATGCGATAAGCCTCTAATATTTCCTCATCAGTCACCGCATTAAATTCTCCCTGACTAGCATCTTCCACTGCTAAAGCCCGTTTCCAGTTTGCTGGATTGCCAATACGAATAGCAGTGGCTACTGTATTCGGAGACTTCACAGGATGTCCTTCCACAATTGGGGCTGATCCTACGGCTTGGAAGCCCATCATGCGGGGCAACTTTTCACATTTCTGATGCTGGTGGTATTGACAAAACCCCATCCAATAGGCTGAGATATTTCCTGCATTACCCAC
This window of the Euhalothece natronophila Z-M001 genome carries:
- the leuD gene encoding 3-isopropylmalate dehydratase small subunit, producing the protein MDKFNSLTGIAAPLPMMNVDTDMIIPKQHLKTIKRTGLGQFLFDELRFQQTGEEIPDFILNQSPYRDAKILITGENFGCGSSREHAPWALLDFGIRCVIAPSFADIFFNNCFKNGILPITLSQPKVDTLMNDSQNPETATMTVDLSEQIIKRSNGETITFNVDEFRKHCLLNGLDDISLTLQKDEKIAAFERQQQASLPWLWANA
- the leuC gene encoding 3-isopropylmalate dehydratase large subunit, whose protein sequence is MSKPQTLFDKIWNQHLVDEQDDGTCLLYIDRHLIHEVTSPQAFEGLRLANRKPRQPQAALAVADHNVPTSDRSEGIKEPQSRLQVETLENNATEFGIPLFRMSDERQGIVHIIGPEQGLTQPGMTIVCGDSHTSTHGAFGALAFGIGTSEVEHVLATQTLQARKPKNMRITVEGKCPLGITAKDIILAIIGKIGTAGGTGHVIEYAGEAIQNLSMEGRMTICNMSIEAGARAGLIAPDQTTFDYIKGRPFAPQGSHWEQAVAYWQSLPSAPGATYDKEVVLKAEEIIPQVTWGTSPQDVLPITEKVPDPNSFADPNRQQAVKRALEYMGLTPGTKLTDIPVDKVFIGSCTNARIEDLREVAKVVEGRKVADNVYAMIVPGSGLVKHQAEEEGLDIIFTQAGFDWREPGCSMCLAMNADQLAPGERCASTSNRNFEGRQGRGGRTHLVSPAMAAAAAITGKLTDARELDK
- the cobM gene encoding precorrin-4 C(11)-methyltransferase, whose amino-acid sequence is MLNSAVYIVGAGPGDPDLLTIKAKKILDQADVILYANSLVPKQILKDVRSDAELIPTGSKTLEDIIPLMIERVRNNKSVVRLHSGDLTLYSAIHEQMQALAEAQIPVQLVPGIGAFQDAAAKLGVELTVPGLVQSIILTRISGRASSVPEAEELASLAAHKASLALYLAARHVESAQAKLLEHYPPDTPVAICYRLGWEDEKIRVVPLSEMAKISREEDLIRTTMYLVSPALAGKQVEARSQLYHPQHSHLFRQGKVV
- the lgt gene encoding prolipoprotein diacylglyceryl transferase produces the protein MILAQFQSPGPILVELGPISIRWYGLLIATAVIIGVFLSQYLAQRRQVNPELIADLSIWLVLAAIPGARLYYVAFQWENYAQRPQEIIAIWQGGIAIHGAIIGGAIATLIFSKLNKVSFWQLADIVSPALILGQAIGRWGNFFNSEAFGRPTDLPWRLYIPPANRPPEYANESFFHPTFLYESIWNVGVFLVLIYLFFWGLRHPRRYQIGTLACVYLVAYSSGRIWIEGLRTDSLMLGSIEVAQLISVLGIIFGIAGLVWLYGFRRNLPDVVSEKVNNN
- a CDS encoding DUF938 domain-containing protein, which translates into the protein MKEKQFAPATERNRDPILAVLQQVLPPTGTVLEIASGTGEHAVYFAPRLKPRSWLPSEANPILRESILAWEEEFPCDSLYPPLAIDVQTNDPWLSDNQEISAIVCINLIHIAPWQACEGLMQGAGELLPQGGILYLYGPFKREGVHTAESNARFDLSLQQQNPQWGVRDLEDVVSLAQANQLQLQQVIAMPANNLSVVFSHK
- a CDS encoding SPOR domain-containing protein, yielding MLQTMTFLSRSFLIANSFLLLSASSVLAQALPPPPSDNNTEYEFEAPSDSPSPDPSLPNEMPEEVPSDTSPQNNHGTFRVQVHGTSDELLSVIRRVEPEAFVRRGENVIQVGLFSDQAKANSIVEELAQEGIEAEVVTIEGSQNQSSSRETISLSPADESDSDSSDWISFTTQPPSADSDDFQTTDAPPSTSQDSTTPREANPRAYYVVIPGNQEQISRMAQRAEQAGVSSDLILQRDAPRGTHVAVGPFENRHEASRWNEQLRSEGLDRARVYFGR
- the mnmA gene encoding tRNA 2-thiouridine(34) synthase MnmA; its protein translation is MSKKVVVGLSGGVDSSTAAAILHHQGYDVEGVTLWLMKGKGQCCSEGMVDAAFICEQLGIPHHIVDSREAFQSNIVDYLVSGYESGVTPLPCSQCNKAVKFSPMLTYAREELGIDCVATGHYARIKYDPDQDRYQLLRARDRAKDQSYFLYDLPQDLLAHTIFPLGEKEKTETREIAQDYNLKTADKPESQDLCLVEAHGSMRTFLDEHINQKEGEIVDQEGNVLGHHQGIHHYTIGQRKGLGIAAAEPLYVIKLDPAMNRVIVGNRDSGTRSECTVGRMNWLGIPEPETPIQADVQIRYRSRPAKVSVIPLEKGRVKLIFDDPQFGVTPGQAAVLYDGDVVLGGGIIERF